The following proteins come from a genomic window of Pirellula staleyi DSM 6068:
- a CDS encoding GDSL-type esterase/lipase family protein yields MPDALSTSQVNVMNQQLLKLSHVAASLTLVFSSLVASFALADQATTKPAPASAEAVAPAKQPVPAVDKWESAIAKFEAADLKSPPKQGGIVFVGSSSIVGWNTEKWFPEHGVINRGFGGSQLADSVRYAPRIVTPYKPKVVVLYAGDNDLAQKKTPTQIAADFESFVKVVHQECPDCQILYLSVKICESRWKNKDLARETNGLIAKQCEANPLLTFVDLASPLLGEDGMPQNKYFKKDLLHLNEEGYDVWTKTLMPVLDQAVAAGK; encoded by the coding sequence ATGCCAGACGCTCTTTCGACCTCTCAGGTGAACGTGATGAATCAACAACTGCTGAAACTGTCGCACGTTGCGGCATCCCTAACGCTCGTTTTCAGTTCCTTGGTGGCGAGCTTTGCCCTAGCCGACCAAGCCACTACGAAGCCCGCGCCAGCTTCCGCCGAGGCTGTCGCGCCGGCCAAGCAGCCGGTCCCTGCGGTCGACAAATGGGAGTCGGCGATTGCCAAGTTCGAGGCCGCCGACCTGAAATCGCCCCCCAAGCAGGGTGGCATTGTGTTTGTCGGCAGCAGCAGCATCGTCGGCTGGAATACCGAAAAGTGGTTCCCCGAGCATGGAGTGATCAACCGTGGATTCGGTGGTTCGCAGCTGGCCGACTCGGTGCGTTATGCGCCGCGCATCGTCACCCCTTATAAACCCAAAGTAGTGGTTTTATATGCTGGCGATAATGATTTGGCTCAAAAGAAAACACCAACACAAATTGCAGCGGATTTTGAGAGCTTTGTGAAGGTGGTGCATCAGGAATGTCCCGATTGTCAGATCTTGTACCTGTCCGTCAAGATTTGCGAGAGCCGCTGGAAGAATAAAGATCTGGCTCGTGAAACGAATGGACTGATTGCCAAGCAGTGCGAGGCCAACCCGCTCTTAACGTTTGTCGATCTCGCCTCGCCACTGCTGGGTGAAGATGGAATGCCTCAAAACAAGTACTTCAAGAAGGATCTGCTCCATTTAAATGAAGAGGGATACGACGTTTGGACCAAAACCTTGATGCCTGTGCTCGATCAAGCAGTCGCAGCGGGTAAATAG